The Acidianus manzaensis genome has a window encoding:
- a CDS encoding 50S ribosomal protein L30e, whose product MSQQISLESEIKNLLKSGKIIFGSRKTIKLLKNGKLKMVVIASTLKSTLRQDIIYYSKISGIPVYEYPGSGWDLGKLAGKPFLISTIGVLDVGNSKIMEIGKPIS is encoded by the coding sequence ATGTCTCAACAAATTTCGTTAGAATCAGAAATAAAAAATCTATTAAAGTCAGGAAAAATAATATTTGGAAGTAGAAAAACTATAAAATTATTAAAAAATGGAAAGTTAAAGATGGTAGTTATAGCCTCTACTTTAAAGTCAACGTTAAGGCAAGATATAATATATTATTCTAAAATATCTGGTATACCAGTATATGAGTATCCTGGAAGTGGATGGGATTTAGGAAAATTAGCAGGTAAACCATTTCTTATATCTACTATAGGTGTTTTAGACGTTGGAAATTCTAAAATAATGGAGATAGGAAAGCCCATATCATGA
- a CDS encoding NusA-like transcription termination signal-binding factor, giving the protein MPEIKITQDEIRYLSLFQTVTKITAKDCIVDEENNRIIFLVNPQNMGVAIGKSGDNVKKLRKILGKDVEIVAYSDNLEDLVKNLMAPAKVKSVRVVDNDSKKSVYITVDAQDKGLAIGKSGKNVLRAKLILKRYMDIDSVIIV; this is encoded by the coding sequence TTGCCAGAAATCAAAATAACCCAAGATGAAATAAGATATTTATCTCTTTTTCAAACAGTAACAAAAATAACAGCAAAAGATTGTATAGTAGATGAAGAAAATAATAGGATAATTTTCCTAGTTAATCCTCAAAATATGGGAGTAGCAATAGGTAAAAGCGGAGATAATGTAAAAAAGCTTAGAAAAATTTTAGGAAAAGACGTAGAAATCGTAGCATATAGTGATAATTTAGAAGATTTAGTTAAAAACCTCATGGCTCCAGCTAAAGTAAAAAGCGTAAGAGTTGTAGATAATGATAGTAAAAAATCAGTTTATATTACTGTAGATGCTCAAGATAAAGGCTTAGCAATTGGAAAAAGTGGTAAAAACGTTTTAAGAGCTAAATTAATTTTAAAAAGATATATGGATATAGACTCAGTAATTATAGTTTGA